In one Drosophila pseudoobscura strain MV-25-SWS-2005 chromosome X, UCI_Dpse_MV25, whole genome shotgun sequence genomic region, the following are encoded:
- the LOC6901575 gene encoding uncharacterized protein isoform X1, which produces MDLVDLKLENLLEYDPDTKSLKGNPQILYYRQPRATEYPLDLNKGYRRYIPRNGNFPRAFGLVQHHVMHLPKPRQVLEHMDFFLNRGTMLKFMGDRTYGKETNYAACRFKGCIYLRSLWEDQDERYTVPSVAKTYPFKARQYVFTRSPGALPRTDAPVDERKQVYGMFSAKLGSFRLLYSAEVSGVSNKEPLGDLNDPEVLKTCHLASLKIDKEGRRNNSAPLWLMQSYLGGIDQLAIANTNERGHVCRPIKVVSCAKLMSQESQFNIHDRLQKLHKILEEISIKMSNKDNPHQELRFKMRQDSILFENRLTSIEPPGNFNQQFIDFINRL; this is translated from the exons ATGGATCTGGTGGACCTAAAACTGGAGAATTTGTTGGAGTACGACCCTGATACGAAGAGTTTAAAGGGAAACCCCCAGATTCTGTACTATCGCCAGCCGAGGGCCACTGAATATCCGCTGGACCTAAACAAGGGCTATAGACGGTACATCCCCCGAAATGGAAACTTTCCACGCGCCTTCGGCCTGGTCCAGCACCATGTGATGCATCTGCCCAAGCCGCGCCAGGTACTCGAACACATGGACTTCTTTCTCAATCGCGGAACAATGCTGAAATTCATGGGCGATCGGACTTACGGTAAAGAAACTAACTATGCAGCCTGTCGCTTCAAGGGCTGCATCTATTTGCGGTCATTATGGGAAGATCAGGATGAGCGGTACACGGTTCCAAGCGTGGCTAAAACCTATCCCTTCAAGGCACGCCAGTACGTTTTTACCC GTTCTCCGGGCGCGCTGCCGCGCACCGATGCCCCAGTGGATGAGCGGAAGCAAGTGTATGGAATGTTCTCGGCCAAATTGGGAAGCTTTCGCCTGCTCTACTCGGCAGAAGTTAGTGGCGTATCGAACAAGGAACCACTTGGCGATCT AAACGATCCGGAGGTGCTAAAGACATGCCACCTAGCTTCGCTGAAAATTGACAAAGAGGGCCGCCGGAATAATTCTGCGCCCTTATGGCTCATGCAGAGCTACTTGGGAGGCATCGATCAGCTGGCCATCGCCAACACCAATGAGCGTGGCCACGTGTGTCGACCAATAAAAGTGGTGTCCTGTGCCAAACTGATGAGT CAGGAGAGCCAATTCAACATACACGATCGCCTCCAGAAACTGCATAAGATTCTCGAGGAGATCAGCATTAAGATGAGCAACAAGGACAATCCTCACCAGGAATTGAGATTCAAGATGCGTCAAGACtcgattttatttgaaaatcgcCTTACGTCGATTGAGCCTCCAGGGAATTTCAACCAGCAATTCATCGATTTTATCAATCGTTTGTAG
- the LOC6901575 gene encoding uncharacterized protein isoform X2, with translation MDLVDLKLENLLEYDPDTKSLKGNPQILYYRQPRATEYPLDLNKGYRRYIPRNGNFPRAFGLVQHHVMHLPKPRQVLEHMDFFLNRGTMLKFMGDRTYGKETNYAACRFKGCIYLRSLWEDQDERYTVPSVAKTYPFKARQYVFTRSPGALPRTDAPVDERKQVYGMFSAKLGSFRLLYSAEVSGVSNKEPLGDLNDPEVLKTCHLASLKIDKEGRRNNSAPLWLMQSYLGGIDQLAIANTNERGHVCRPIKVVSCAKLMSESQFNIHDRLQKLHKILEEISIKMSNKDNPHQELRFKMRQDSILFENRLTSIEPPGNFNQQFIDFINRL, from the exons ATGGATCTGGTGGACCTAAAACTGGAGAATTTGTTGGAGTACGACCCTGATACGAAGAGTTTAAAGGGAAACCCCCAGATTCTGTACTATCGCCAGCCGAGGGCCACTGAATATCCGCTGGACCTAAACAAGGGCTATAGACGGTACATCCCCCGAAATGGAAACTTTCCACGCGCCTTCGGCCTGGTCCAGCACCATGTGATGCATCTGCCCAAGCCGCGCCAGGTACTCGAACACATGGACTTCTTTCTCAATCGCGGAACAATGCTGAAATTCATGGGCGATCGGACTTACGGTAAAGAAACTAACTATGCAGCCTGTCGCTTCAAGGGCTGCATCTATTTGCGGTCATTATGGGAAGATCAGGATGAGCGGTACACGGTTCCAAGCGTGGCTAAAACCTATCCCTTCAAGGCACGCCAGTACGTTTTTACCC GTTCTCCGGGCGCGCTGCCGCGCACCGATGCCCCAGTGGATGAGCGGAAGCAAGTGTATGGAATGTTCTCGGCCAAATTGGGAAGCTTTCGCCTGCTCTACTCGGCAGAAGTTAGTGGCGTATCGAACAAGGAACCACTTGGCGATCT AAACGATCCGGAGGTGCTAAAGACATGCCACCTAGCTTCGCTGAAAATTGACAAAGAGGGCCGCCGGAATAATTCTGCGCCCTTATGGCTCATGCAGAGCTACTTGGGAGGCATCGATCAGCTGGCCATCGCCAACACCAATGAGCGTGGCCACGTGTGTCGACCAATAAAAGTGGTGTCCTGTGCCAAACTGATGAGT GAGAGCCAATTCAACATACACGATCGCCTCCAGAAACTGCATAAGATTCTCGAGGAGATCAGCATTAAGATGAGCAACAAGGACAATCCTCACCAGGAATTGAGATTCAAGATGCGTCAAGACtcgattttatttgaaaatcgcCTTACGTCGATTGAGCCTCCAGGGAATTTCAACCAGCAATTCATCGATTTTATCAATCGTTTGTAG